The following are encoded together in the Phaseolus vulgaris cultivar G19833 chromosome 9, P. vulgaris v2.0, whole genome shotgun sequence genome:
- the LOC137820417 gene encoding uncharacterized protein: MVQKRSFDAEEILEGSFKHPKHAGPSHELFSLSESVFPDDDYHTHMPKPSEDGCTQVSSEGIEKLESESFGDPPIEAGNSETSFPVIDIPASSWATCSTTEDLHLEPPLHLSLFPEYFSPERPIRTLTRYEDIYSILLEHSPRKPVSVGANHQADVPALDCLGATNKSNVSASDSDTDFTVGDRDETEKKLLGTCVIPLPQMELSSCDDEVGKGRTECNCEDQGSMRCVRQHIAEERDKLLKTFGPEKFTELGFTNMGEQVAEKWSVEDEQLFHEVVFNNPASLDKNFWNYLSIAFPSRTKKEIVSYYFNVFMLRRRAEQNRNDLLNIDSDNDEWQGSDSNDIATREEDEDSVAESPVCQDESCMADCHDNDLQTYDEYAADETCAANETVDFTSRNIDDGSKYDPVELHHSGRCPLIQPPDQPVWQDSCDEKVKDDSCTSSDTGVASQQTKVNTENGDHWCGNYNGVSNGYNQGYVLEPCDAKVWDSGFVSCSKNKMDFLPTCNMIEEVFGDGRRQDMRRA, from the exons ATGGTGCAGAAGCGTTCTTTTGATGCTGAGGAAATACTTGAGGGGTCTTTCAAACACCCAAAACATGCGGGACCCAGCCATGAGCTCTTTTCATTATCAGAATCTGTCTTTCCTGATGATGACTATCATACCCACATGCCAAAACCTTCGG AGGATGGATGTACGCAAGTTAGTAGTGAAGGTATTGAGAAGCTTGAAAGTGAAAGTTTTGGCGACCCTCCTATAGAGGCTGGGAACTCTGAAACAAGCTTTCCTGTTATTGATATTCCTGCTTCTTCATGGGCCACATGTAGCACAACTGAAGATCTCCACCTAGAACCACCTTTACATCTTTCCCTTTTTCCAGAGTATTTTAGTCCAGAGCGACCAATAAGGACCCTGACTCGCTACGAGGACATTTATTCCATACTCCTAGAACACTCTCCTCGCAAACCTGTATCAGTTGGAGCTAATCATCAAGCTGATGTTCCAGCTTTGGATTGTTTGGGGGCCACTAATAAATCAAATGTCTCAGCTTCAGATTCGGATACAGACTTTACTGTTGGGGACCGGGATGAAACTGAGAAAAAACTGTTGGGGACCTGTGTCATTCCTTTGCCTCAGATGGAATTATCTAGCTGTGACGATGAAGTTGGAAAGGGAAGAACTGAGTGTAACTGCGAAGATCAGGGATCCATGAGATGTGTTAGACAACATATTGCAGAAGAAAGagataaacttttaaaaaccTTTGGACCTGAGAAATTCACTGAATTGGGCTTCACTAACATGGGAGAACAAGTGGCAGAAAAATGGAGTGTTGAGGATGAACAACTATTTCATGAGGTTGTTTTCAATAATCCAGCATCTCTTGACAAGAATTTCTGGAACTATCTTTCTATTGCTTTTCCTTCACGAACCAAAAAGGAAATAGTGAGTTACTACTTTAATGTATTTATGCTTCGAAGGAGGGCAGAACAAAACAGGAATGACCTATTAAACATTGACAGTGATAATGATGAATGGCAAGGTAGTGACAGCAATGATATTGCAACTCGAGAGGAAGATGAGGACTCTGTTGCTGAGTCCCCTGTATGTCAGGATGAGTCTTGTATGGCTGACTGCCATGATAATGATTTGCAAACCTATGATGAGTATGCTGCTGATGAAACTTGTGCAGCTAATGAAACAGTGGATTTTACTAGTCGGAACATCGATGATGGTTCCAAATACGATCCTGTAGAGTTGCATCACTCTGGTCGTTGCCCTCTAATTCAACCCCCTGATCAACCTGTTTGGCAGGATTCGTGTGATGAAAAAGTTAAAGATGATTCATGCACATCTTCTGACACAGGAGTTGCCTCACAGCAGACTAAGGTGAATACTGAAAATGGGGATCATTGGTGTGGTAACTATAATGGAGTAAGCAATGGTTATAACCAAGGATATGTTTTGGAGCCTTGTGATGCAAAAGTGTGGGATTCTGGTTTTGTATCATGCTCTAAGAATAAGATGGACTTTTTACCAACATGCAACATGATAGAAGAGGTTTTTGGTGATGGACGAAGGCAAGACATGAGAAGAGCTTGA
- the LOC137821001 gene encoding uncharacterized protein translates to MSRGRSDSGGWLRGCLVVFAVVSALGVCGPALYWRFKNAISLRNSHNKLSCPSCLCNCPPPLSLFQLAPGLANLSVSDCGSNDPDLKEEMEKQFVDLLSEELKLQESVTEASTRHMNITLGEAKRVASQYQREADKCIAATETCEQARERAEAILIKERKITSVWERRARQMGWEGE, encoded by the exons ATGTCACGGGGGAGATCTGATTCGGGAGGGTGGTTGAGGGGGTGTTTGGTGGTGTTCGCGGTGGTTTCAGCCTTGGGAGTGTGTGGGCCTGCGCTCTACTGGCGATTCAAGAACGCCATCTCTCTCCGCAATTCCCACAACAAATTATCTTGCCCTTCTTGCCTCTGTAACTGCCCTCCCCCACTCTCTCTATTCCAACTCGCTCCTG GGTTGGCCAATCTCTCCGTCTCAG ATTGTGGAAGTAACGACCCTGATCTAAAGGAGGAGATGGAGAAGCAGTTTGTGGACCTTCTAAGCGAAGAGTTGAAGTTGCAAGAGTCTGTTACTGAAGCAAGCACACGGCACATGAACATAACATTGGGTGAAGCAAAAAGAGTGGCATCTCAGTATCAGAGAGAGGCTGACAAATGTATTGCTGCAACTGAAACATGTGAGCAGGCAAGAGAAAGAGCTGAGGCCATACTCATCAAGGAGAGAAAGATAACTTCAGTGTGGGAGAGACGAGCTCGTCAAATGGGTTGGGAAGGAGAATAA
- the LOC137823167 gene encoding FIP1[V]-like protein, whose protein sequence is MEDDDEFGDLYTDVLRPFASPSSSASQPQQSSPAPPSIDLNLNLNAAQIPGDASLDVSPARNQLPLSDAQEPQSSAAEEPAKIPEGEPQTDSNLAGADAGIDPIDREVKFDIEEEDDGGDGSPVIPGLAGEAPAEEGGEGDDWDTDSEDDLKIVLNENNHMAMERGGMVEGDEGEEDGDEELVIVAGGDPNQGVEEQEWGENAAVAAGEGERKDAAGELAKAGGAVAPKIGYSNHGYHPFHSQFKYQYVRPGAALMPGATSSTPGGPPGQIRPLVNMAGRGRGDWRPPGLKGPTAMQKGFHGGPGLPSWGSATAGRGFGGGLEFTLPSHKTIFDVDIENFEEKPWKYPSVDTSDFFNFGLNEESWKDYCKQLEQLRLESTMQSKIRVYESGRTEQEYDPDLPPELAAATGIHDVPVENANSHKSDIRQDVMKGSGTGRVRPPLPTGRAIQVEGGYGDRLPSIDTRPPRIRDSDAIIEIVLQDTEDDHSSAGFAQDPPEGGEPHREDFREDHVAGDEIPRLEPEYFDGFSQDYSGRKKVLPGRRKPFINSSPANTANGDEKLLFPQEESIEYSGSRGQNHRSYGGNFSSSQDERKMQRRVRGQSPPITPIQELAADNNKKEESVESMEGRHDTPVSSPVIKDVRESSVVEDKDTELEDTGTADGSSKLEKEDTVDKVDILDDGVAKRQKLTSRVEQHLLDELDDFEDSKAAKSSDNSKARSASSRDNHKRREGFEEEVVQDPRSAHLSSIRQHPDEIEQGFYRREHDAKQEPERNRTIIKGRERPYTYKDRHLSLAPQLHTNTDGFDGQKERDNSDMDWARRDDDLYNRRVRNDEPRKRDRAKVRENERNDKEDNLHSRKLMDNGSSYRVSYDKDVGSRDSRHRERDDGLRMRYEAVEDYHGKRRKDEEYLRREHIDKEEILHGYRENASRRRRERDEVLDPRKRDDLQRTRDNPDDQYAARQKDEAWVLRERGDRQRDREEWHRMKQSHEELLPKREREDGRSSVRSGRGAEEKSWVGHVRAKDEHKISEKEYQSREAMRHNDQLKRRDRIQDESPHHKGRDDASARGNQYPTEERRSRQERSSSRSDRVANASDNQKVRHREGSRKSKERDVSDLNSLGVSKRNQENQSGPTNEKGLKGSGDEERAEHEILGHHLPRKQREDISSDDEQQDSRRGRSKLERWTSHKERDFSVNKSSSSLKFKDIDKENNNGGSSEAAKPVDDPAKTVDVNNQHLLSAEARDSADTENKDADTKEMGDRHLDTVERLKKRSERFKLPMPSDKEALVIKKLESEPLPSAKSENPVVDSEVKQERPARKRRWVTN, encoded by the exons ATGGAAGACGACGATGAGTTCGGAGATTTATACACTGACGTTCTCCGTCCCTTTGCTTCACCTTCATCCTCTGCGTCGCAGCCACAGCAATCTTCTCCTGCGCCTCCTTCCATCGATCTCAACCTCAATCTAAACGCCGCACAGATCCCCGGCGATGCATCTCTCGATGTTTCGCCTGCGCGCAACCAGCTTCCTCTCTCCGACGCGCAAGAACCGCAGTCCTCGGCTGCCGAGGAGCCGGCAAAAATTCCCGAGGGGGAACCGCAGACGGATTCCAACCTCGCCGGCGCCGACGCGGGAATTGATCCGATCGACAGGGAGGTGAAATTCGACATCGAGGAGGAGGACGACGGTGGCGATGGCTCTCCGGTTATTCCGGGCCTGGCCGGCGAGGCACCGGCTGAAGAAGGCGGTGAGGGGGATGATTGGGACACGGATAGCGAGGATGATTTGAAGATAGTGTTGAACGAGAACAACCACATGGCCATGGAACGGGGAGGGATGGTGGAGGGTGACGAGGGAGAGGAAGACGGGGATGAAGAGCTTGTGATTGTGGCTGGTGGTGATCCGAATCAGGGTGTGGAGGAGCAGGAGTGGGGGGAGAATGCTGCCGTGGCTGCTGGGGAGGGTGAGAGGAAGGATGCCGCCGGCGAATTGGCCAAGGCTGGGGGTGCTGTGGCGCCGAAGATTGGGTATAGCAATCATGGATATCACCCCTTTCATTCCCAGTTTAAG TATCAGTATGTTAGGCCTGGTGCAGCACTAATGCCTGGAGCTACTTCTTCTACTCCAGGAGGGCCTCCTGGTCAGATTCGTCCACTCGTTAACATGGCTGGTCGAGGTAGAGGGGATTGGAGACCACCTGGACTAAAAGGGCCTACTGCTATGCAAAAGGGTTTTCATGGAGGTCCTGGATTACCTAGTTGGGGCAGTGCTACTGCAGGGCGCGGTTTTGGTGGTGGATTGGAATTCACACTTCCTTCTCAcaa GACTATATTTGATGTTGATATTGAGAATTTTGAGGAGAAACCATGGAAATATCCAAGTGTTGATACATCAGATTTTTTCAACTTTGGTTTGAATGAGGAGAGCTGGAAAGATTATTGCAAGCAGCTG GAGCAACTACGCTTGGAGTCTACAATGCAAAGCAAGATCCGTGTTTATGAGAGTGGTCGAACAGAGCAG GAGTATGATCCAGACTTACCCCCTGAATTAGCTGCCGCTACTGGCATACATGATGTTCCTGTTGAAAATGCAAATTCTCACAAGTCTGATATCAGACAAGATGTTATGAAAGGTTCTGGGACTGGACGTGTGCGACCACCACTG CCAACTGGTAGAGCAATACAGGTGGAAGGTGGTTATGGGGacaggcttccttccattgataCCCGTCCTCCCCGAATCCGTGATTCAGATGCAATCATTGAG ATTGTTTTACAGGATACAGAAGATGACCATTCCTCTGCTGGATTTGCCCAAGATCCACCTGAGGGTGGAGAACCCCATAGAGAGGATTTTAGAGAAGACCATGTAGCTGGAGATGAAATTCCAAGGCTGGAGCCCGAGTATTTTGATGGTTTCTCACAGGATTATAGTGGTCGAAAGAAAGTGCTTCCAGGAAGAAGAAAGCCATTTATAAATTCCAGTCCTGCGAACACGGCTAACGGGGATGAAAAATTGTTATTCCCACAGGAAGAATCAATTGAGTACTCTGGCTCTAGGGGCCAAAACCATAGGTCCTATGGTGGCAATTTTAGCTCCTCTCAAGATGAAAG GAAGATGCAAAGAAGAGTGCGTGGTCAGTCTCCTCCTATTACTCCTATTCAAGAATTAGCAGCtgataacaataaaaaagaagagTCAGTCGAAAGCATGGAAGGTAGACATGATACACCTGTTTCATCCCCTGTCATTAAAGATGTAAGGGAGTCCAGTGTAGTAGAGGACAAAGATACTGAACTTGAGGACACTGGGACAGCTGATGGAAGTTCCAAATTGGAAAAGGAGGACACAGTAGATAAAGTAGATATTCTTGACGACGGGGTAGCAAAGAGACAGAAATTAACATCCCGAGTTGAGCAACATTTGCTTGACGAACTTGATGATTTTGAGGACTCGAAAGCTGCAAAAAGTAGTGATAACAGCAAAGCAAGATCAGCAAGCAGCAGGGATAACCATAAGCGGCgggaaggttttgaagaagagGTAGTTCAGGATCCACGATCAGCACATCTGAGTAGCATCAGACAGCACCCTGATGAAATTGAGCAGGGATTTTATAGAAGAGAGCATGATGCCAAGCAAGAACCTGAACGAAATCGCACGATAATTAAAGGTAGAGAGAGACCATACACTTACAAGGACCGGCATCTTAGCTTAGCTCCTCAGTTGCACACAAATACTGATGGATTTGATGGACAAAAAGAAAGGGACAATTCTGACATGGATTGGGCACGGAGAGATGATGATCTCTATAACAGAAGGGTTAGAAATGATGAACCAAGAAAGAGGGATAGGGCTAAGGTTCGagaaaatgagagaaatgacaaaGAAGACAACCTTCATTCTAGAAAACTAATGGATAATGGTAGTAGCTACAGGGTTTCATATGATAAGGATGTTGGGTCTAGAGACTCAAGACATAGGGAAAGAGATGACGGCTTGAGGATGAGGTATGAAGCAGTGGAGGATTACCATGGCAAGAGGAGGAAGGATGAGGAATATCTTAGGAGGGAGCATATTGATAAAGAAGAAATTCTGCATGGCTATAGGGAAAATGCTAGTCGGCGGAGGAGAGAAAGAGATGAAGTATTGGATCCACGAAAGAGGGATGACCTGCAAAGAACTAGAGATAACCCTGATGATCAATATGCGGCTAGGCAGAAAGATGAGGCATGGGTACTGAGGGAGAGGGGTGATAGGCAGAGAGATAGGGAAGAATGGCATCGGATGAAACAGTCACATGAAGAACTCCTACCTAAGCGTGAAAGAGAAGATGGACGGAGTTCTGTAAGAAGTGGACGAGGAGCTGAAGAAAAATCATGGGTTGGTCATGTTAGGGCTAAAGATGAACATAAAATTTCTGAGAAGGAATACCAATCCAGAGAAGCAATGCGTCACAATGATCAATTGAAGAGAAGGGACCGAATTCAGGATGAAAGTCCACATCATAAGGGGCGAGATGATGCTTCTGCACGTGGAAATCAATATCCTACTGAGGAAAGGCGATCTAGGCAGGAAAGATCAAGTAGTCGTAGTGATCGTGTTGCTAATGCTTCAGATAACCAAAAAGTTAGGCATAGAGAAGGCTCGAGGAAAAGCAAAGAACGTGATGTTAGTGACCTTAATAGTTTAGGCGTGTCCAAGAGAAATCAAGAAAATCAAAGTGGTCCAACCAATGAGAAG GGCTTGAAAGGATCCGGTGATGAAGAGCGTGCTGAGCATGAAATTCTAGGGCATCACTTACCCAGAAAACAGCGGGAAGACATTTCCTCAGATGATGAACAGCAAGATTCTCGCCGAGGACGTTCTAAATTAGAACGCTGGACAAGCCATAAAGAAAGAGATTTCAGTGTCAACAAATCCTCTTCTTCGTTGAAGTTTAAAGACATCGATAAGGAAAATAATAACGGCGGGTCTTCTGAAGCTGCAAAACCTGTGGATGATCCTGCTAAAACTGTTGATGTTAATAACCAACATCTCTTGTCGGCTGAAGCAAGGGATTCGGCAGATACGGAGAACAAGGATGCTGATACAAAAGAAATGGGGGATCGGCACCTTGATACAGTTGAGAGGTTGAAAAAGCGTAGCGAAAGGTTCAAGCTCCCTATGCCAAGTGATAAAGAGGCCCTCGTCATCAAGAAGTTAGAAAGTGAACCTCTGCCTTCTGCCAAAAGTGAAAATCCAGTAGTAGATTCAGAAGTCAAACAAGAACGACCTGCCCGGAAAAGAAGATGGGTCACTAACTGA
- the LOC137821670 gene encoding temperature-induced lipocalin-1-like: protein MAKKEMDVVKGLDLQRYMGRWYEIASFPSFFQPRNGENTRATYTLNSSEGTVHVLNETWSDGKRSFIEGSAFKADPKSDEAKLKVKFYVPPFLPIIPVTGNYWVLFVDDDYQYALVGEPTRKNLWILSRNTQIDEEIYKQLVERAKEEGYDVSKLHKTPQSDPPPLGEEGPKDTKGIWWIKSIFGK, encoded by the exons ATGGCGAAGAAAGAGATGGATGTTGTGAAGGGTTTGGACTTGCAAAGGTACATGGGTCGATGGTACGAGATTGCTTCATTCCCTTCGTTTTTTCAGCCAAGGAATGGTGAGAACACCAGAGCCACATATACCCTTAACAGCAGTGAGGGCACTGTTCATGTGCTGAACGAGACATGGAGTGATGGAAAGAGAAGCTTCATAGAGGGTAGTGCTTTCAAGGCTGACCCTAAAAGTGATGAAGCCAAGTTGAAGGTGAAGTTTTATGTTCCACCCTTCTTGCCCATCATCCCTGTCACTGGCAACTACTGGGTCCTCTTTGTTGATGATGATTATCAGTATGCTTTGGTTGGCGAACCAACCAGGAAAAACCTTTGG ATTCTAAGCAGGAATACCCAAATAGATGAGGAGATCTACAAGCAGCTTGTTGAGAGAGCCAAGGAGGAAGGTTATGATGTGAGCAAACTGCACAAGACTCCACAGAGTGATCCTCCTCCACTAGGGGAAGAAGGACCCAAAGACACCAAAGGCATTTGGTGGATCAAATCCATTTTTGGGAAATAG
- the LOC137820788 gene encoding two-component response regulator ARR12-like, translating into MAVENQRDHLGDEDGCVDRFPVGMRVLAVDDNPTCLKVLENLLRKCQYQVTTTNQAVEALKMLRENRHKFDLVISDVDMPDMDGFKLLELVGLEMDLPVIMLSAHSDTKLVMQGVTHGACDYLLKPVRIEELKNIWQHVVRRKNFDGRDQSKASNDEKALNIAGEGSPSLRSENSGDQNRRLGKKRKDQSEEEEDDGEGNGDDDDPSAQKKPRVVWSVELHRKFVAAVNQLGLEKAVPKKILDLMNVEGLTRENVASHLQKYRLYLKKANHQANMVAALGGSDSYLRMGSIDGFGDFCTASGSGRISNTTLPSYASSGIFSRLNSPAGLNMRGISSSALIRPVQTQSINSSLNTLGNIQPSIFSANQNSSLLQGIPTSIELNQSKQNNCSTGLSQRSQVDSSGFAVASGFPDSRAAVNGPNNSISCGSNNHIILQGNPQQTHSPGAFRNQSSVRAASLSAESFGICGSSNMLDYNRCNEDWQNAAQLSKFPANSLPLCEAFSNDQLPPPGINVSNSGTHIGNSPVGFSPRMAMTVPLEDIQPLSYTPQQRWEEHKLDYDQNMSRPFNPVNSYASSSAATSSMGRGLNQNNTICSNRIDASLVGPCTEVDKFSSDIPLKSNEAYILEQLKSQEGFMHNTFGTLDDIMGAMVKREQNELTLLDGEIGFDASYPVGSCN; encoded by the exons ATGGCTGTGGAAAATCAAAGGGATCATTTGGGGGATGAAGATGGGTGTGTTGACCGTTTTCCTGTGGGTATGCGTGTTCTTGCTGTGGATGACAACCCAACTTGTCTCAAAGTGTTGGAGAATCTGCTTCGCAAATGCCAGTATCAGG TTACTACAACTAATCAGGCAGTTGAGGCTCTGAAAATGTTGAGGGAGAACAGACATAAGTTTGACCTTGTTATCAGCGATGTGGATATGCCTGACATGGATGGATTTAAGCTTCTTGAGTTGGTGGGACTTGAAATGGACCTTCCTGTGATCA TGTTGTCAGCACACAGTGATACAAAGCTGGTGATGCAGGGTGTTACACATGGGGCTTGTGACTATTTACTGAAACCTGTTCGAATTGAAGAGCTGAAGAACATATGGCAACATGTAGTCCGAAGAAAGAATTTTGATGGCAGGGATCAGAGCAAGGCATCCAATGACGAAAAGGCTCTGAATATTGCTGGGGAAGGTAGCCCAAGCCTGAGATCAGAAAACAGTGGTGACCAGAATAGAAGGCTTGGTAAAAAAAGAAAGGAccaaagtgaggaagaagaagatgatgggGAAGGGAATGGAGATGATGATGACCCCTCAGCACAGAAGAAACCTCGTGTTGTTTGGTCTGTCGAGCTGCATAGAAAATTTGTTGCTGCTGTTAATCAACTCGGCCTAGAAA AGGCTGTTCCCAAGAAAATTCTTGACCTGATGAATGTTGAAGGGCTTACAAGGGAAAATGTGGCAAGCCATCTACAG AAGTATAGACTCTATCTGAAAAAGGCAAACCATCAGGCTAACATGGTTGCTGCATTGGGTGGTAGTGATTCTTACCTACGAATGGGTTCAATAGATGGATTTGGAGATTTTTGCACTGCTTCTGGTTCTGGAAGAATCTCAAACACTACATTACCATCATATGCATCTTCTGGAATTTTCAGTAGGCTGAATTCCCCAGCTGGCTTGAACATGCGAGGAATTAGTTCTTCGGCACTTATCCGTCCTGTTCAGACTCAAAGCATCAACAGCTCCTTAAACACACTTGGAAACATTCAGCCATCCATTTTTTCTGCAAATCAGAACTCAAGTTTGTTGCAGGGCATTCCAACATCAATTGAGCTTAACCAATCTAAGCAAAACAACTGTTCAACTGGTTTATCGCAGCGAAGTCAAGTTGATTCAAGTGGATTTGCAGTTGCCTCTGGCTTCCCAGACAGTAGGGCTGCAGTTAATGGTCCAAACAATTCTATATCATGTGGTTCAAATAATCATATAATTTTACAAGGAAATCCACAGCAAACACATAGCCCAGGAGCATTTAGAAATCAGTCTTCTGTTAGAGCAGCTTCCTTGAGTGCAGAATCTTTTGGCATATGTGGTTCTTCCAATATGTTGGATTATAATCGGTGTAATGAAGACTGGCAGAATGCAGCACAGTTGTCCAAATTTCCGGCCAATTCCTTGCCATTGTGTGAGGCTTTCAGCAATGACCAACTGCCTCCCCCTGGCATCAATGTTTCCAACTCAGGTACTCATATTGGGAACAGTCCGGTTGGTTTTTCTCCCAGAATGGCAATGACTGTTCCTTTGGAAGATATACAGCCTTTAAGCTATACACCACAACAAAGGTGGGAAGAACATAAATTGGATTATGACCAAAACATGAGTCGTCCCTTCAATCCTGTAAATTCATATGCTTCTTCTAGTGCAGCAACAAGTTCTATGGGGCGTggcttaaatcaaaataatacaatttGTAGCAATAGAATTGATGCATCTTTGGTTGGCCCATGCACTGAAGTTGATAAATTCTCTTCTGACATTCCACTGAAGTCGAATGAAGCCTACATTTTGGAGCAACTAAAGTCCCAAGAAGGATTTATGCATAATACTTTTGGTACCTTGGATGACATAATGGGTGCAATGGTCAAAAGG GAACAAAATGAGTTGACATTGTTGGATGGAGAAATTGGATTTGATGCCTCCTACCCTGTTGGATCATGCAACTGA